In one Diabrotica virgifera virgifera chromosome 5, PGI_DIABVI_V3a genomic region, the following are encoded:
- the LOC126885413 gene encoding uncharacterized protein LOC126885413, whose product MCLDNLRRRFADILSLNCKEVVIAAVLIPQFKFRWYNIVKYPTYTKEDTKIFITDAARDLDDSNYDFLSDESDATNLDQFFDFSDDKVKVQPPILNNDSEMARNSSQSSSVPKSKTSSKIELELLRYLEDKRNNIHIINEYPTLKKIFTKFNTCLPSSGAVERLFSFAGIIDAPRRNGLTDENFEILVLCKANQKKYF is encoded by the coding sequence ATGTGCCTCGACAACCTGAGAAGAAGATTTGCTGACATACTGTCGCTTAATTGTAAAGAAGTCGTAATTGCAGCCGTTTTAATTCCTCAATTTAAATTCAGATGGTATAATATCGTAAAGTATCCTACATATACTAAAGAggatacaaaaatttttattacagacGCAGCTAGAGACTTAGACGATTCAAACTATGATTTCTTATCAGATGAGAGTGACGCAACCAATTTAGACCAATTCTTTGATTTCAGTGACGACAAGGTCAAGGTACAGCCTCCAATATTAAATAACGACAGTGAAATGGCAAGAAACTCCTCCCAATCATCAtctgtacctaaaagtaaaacATCTTCAAAAATTGAACTGGAGCTGTTGAGGTATTTAGAAGATAAAagaaataatatacatattattaatGAATATCCTacacttaaaaaaattttcacaaaatttaaCACTTGCCTTCCTTCGTCTGGTGCAGTCGAACGATTATTTTCATTTGCAGGTATAATCGACGCACCTCGAAGGAATGGCCTGACAgacgaaaattttgaaattttggtgCTATGTAAGGCCAAccaaaagaaatatttttaa